The following proteins are co-located in the Marinomonas profundi genome:
- a CDS encoding ribokinase yields MTIYNLGSINLDHLYQLDHFVRPGETMASNSYQCLLGGKGANQSVALAKAGAKVKHVGAIHHSDQAVIDQLESLGVDTGLIKRIDVPTGHAIIQLTKAAENSIILYQGANHALTEAQVDEVLSQASAGDWVLLQNETNLIEYTMRKAQENKVKVAFNPAPMDAELTQKVLGFVDLLIVNEVEAMDLIGTTDIDSTIAAFPKAYPDLAVLMTLGKAGVCYFDGEERLSVKAFSVEAVDTTAAGDTFIGFCLSSLMKGENMKQAITRACAASAICVTRLGAASAIPTQDEVTAFLAKNS; encoded by the coding sequence ATGACGATTTATAACCTTGGCTCGATTAACCTCGACCACCTTTATCAGCTAGATCATTTTGTTCGACCAGGCGAGACCATGGCCTCCAATAGCTATCAATGTTTGCTAGGCGGCAAGGGCGCAAATCAATCGGTTGCATTGGCCAAAGCGGGTGCCAAAGTAAAGCATGTAGGCGCGATTCATCATAGTGATCAGGCGGTGATTGATCAGCTGGAATCCCTTGGTGTGGATACTGGGTTGATCAAGCGTATTGATGTCCCTACGGGGCATGCCATTATTCAGCTGACGAAAGCGGCGGAAAATTCAATCATCCTGTATCAAGGTGCGAACCATGCCTTAACAGAAGCGCAGGTTGATGAGGTGTTATCGCAGGCGAGCGCTGGCGATTGGGTGTTGTTGCAGAACGAAACCAATCTGATCGAATACACCATGCGTAAAGCGCAAGAAAATAAGGTAAAGGTTGCTTTTAATCCGGCACCCATGGACGCTGAATTGACCCAAAAAGTGCTTGGCTTTGTTGACTTATTAATTGTTAACGAGGTCGAAGCTATGGACCTAATTGGCACCACAGACATAGACAGCACCATCGCGGCTTTCCCTAAGGCTTACCCAGACTTAGCGGTATTAATGACGCTTGGTAAAGCCGGTGTATGTTACTTTGATGGAGAAGAGCGTCTATCGGTAAAAGCCTTCTCTGTCGAAGCGGTAGATACCACGGCGGCGGGTGATACTTTTATTGGTTTTTGTTTGTCCTCCCTAATGAAGGGCGAAAACATGAAGCAAGCGATTACCCGTGCCTGCGCAGCGTCTGCTATTTGTGTTACCCGCTTAGGGGCTGCGTCAGCCATTCCAACACAAGATGAAGTAACTGCTTTTCTTGCTAAAAACAGTTAG
- a CDS encoding nucleoside hydrolase translates to MARKIIIDTDPGIDDAMAIFFAFQAPQLEVLGLTTTFGNVSVDLATQNAITLTEIAKVNVPVAKGVAVPSKIAPRPHPDFVHGKDGFGNIDWPAPKGKAIEKSAAQFIVDMVREFPGEVTIIALGPLGNLAKALELDPEVANLVDEVVLMGGTAIEYGNVSPVAEANIMNDPHAADVVFTAPWQVTMIGLDVTHQVLLDNRILERIKQANPTEGGFLYDCAQHYINFYSSRFDMNGCYFHDASTIAYVMDPSIFGVELGAVRVACEGIGIGQTIFAPQGMSFPEPHWNDVPMTQVCMEVDSQKLLTLFETTLS, encoded by the coding sequence ATGGCTCGTAAAATTATTATTGATACTGATCCTGGAATAGACGATGCAATGGCGATCTTCTTCGCCTTCCAAGCGCCGCAGCTTGAGGTGTTGGGTTTAACAACCACCTTTGGTAATGTATCGGTGGATTTGGCCACACAAAATGCCATTACCCTGACGGAAATTGCCAAGGTAAATGTCCCCGTTGCGAAAGGCGTTGCCGTACCCAGCAAGATCGCGCCTCGCCCACATCCTGATTTTGTGCATGGCAAAGACGGTTTCGGTAATATTGATTGGCCAGCGCCAAAAGGTAAGGCAATCGAAAAAAGTGCCGCGCAGTTTATTGTGGATATGGTGCGCGAGTTTCCGGGTGAAGTCACCATTATTGCCCTTGGGCCGCTAGGTAACTTGGCCAAAGCGTTAGAGCTTGACCCAGAAGTCGCCAATTTAGTCGATGAAGTGGTGTTAATGGGCGGTACAGCGATTGAATACGGTAACGTATCACCCGTTGCTGAAGCCAATATCATGAATGACCCTCATGCGGCAGATGTTGTTTTTACCGCGCCTTGGCAAGTCACCATGATAGGCTTAGATGTGACGCATCAGGTACTGTTGGATAACCGTATTTTAGAGCGTATAAAGCAAGCCAACCCGACTGAGGGCGGCTTCTTGTACGATTGTGCTCAGCACTACATTAATTTTTACAGCAGCCGTTTTGATATGAATGGCTGTTACTTTCACGATGCTTCGACCATTGCTTATGTAATGGACCCGAGTATTTTTGGCGTAGAACTTGGGGCGGTGCGTGTTGCCTGTGAAGGTATTGGCATTGGGCAAACGATTTTTGCACCACAAGGCATGAGTTTTCCAGAGCCACATTGGAATGATGTGCCCATGACGCAAGTGTGCATGGAAGTAGACAGTCAAAAATTGTTAACCTTGTTTGAGACAACCTTGTCTTAA
- a CDS encoding RNA recognition motif domain-containing protein, with product MKLLVRNLARNTTEEELRRLFAVHGILQSCAIVMDKETGESKGFAFIEMPKVGEAKAAIKTLNGMDVDGSKIRVKKAEEAVKKDDSEAE from the coding sequence ATGAAATTATTAGTAAGAAATTTGGCGCGTAACACCACAGAAGAAGAGTTAAGACGTTTGTTTGCTGTTCACGGTATCTTGCAATCTTGCGCGATTGTGATGGACAAAGAAACTGGCGAGTCAAAAGGTTTTGCTTTTATTGAAATGCCAAAAGTGGGCGAAGCAAAAGCGGCGATTAAAACCTTAAACGGCATGGACGTTGACGGTTCTAAAATCCGCGTGAAAAAAGCGGAAGAGGCGGTTAAAAAAGACGACAGTGAGGCGGAATAA
- a CDS encoding aspartate aminotransferase family protein encodes MSHHLTQAQLDAHWMAYTGNRQFKKDPRLIASAAGNYYTDSDGRKIFDGLSGLWTCGLGHSVPAINEAVAQQVKTLDYSPAFQFGHEKSFLLAEQIAEFMPAGLNRIFFTGSGSESVDTALKVARAYWRKKGMGTKTKFIGRAKGYHGAGISGFSVGGIPANRTLYGQGLESYHLPHTQVPGSEFSKGMAEQGKERADDLLNLIMMHDASNIAAVIVEPMSGSAGVIVPPQGYLQRLREICDQHNILLIFDEVITAFGRMGAKTGAEAFGVTPDVITLAKQVTNGVIPMGAVAFKQEIYDTFMDNGGADYMLEIPHGYTYSAHPIACAAGLAALDEIKKQGLIERVSNMSSAWENSVHQLKDASPIITDIRNYGFAAGITIAPIDGEPAKRPFQIAMAMWDKGYYVRYGADTIQLAPPFTTEQAEIDSLINALGETLKQQN; translated from the coding sequence ATGAGTCACCATTTAACCCAAGCTCAACTTGATGCGCATTGGATGGCCTACACGGGCAATCGTCAATTTAAAAAAGACCCGCGCCTTATCGCCTCTGCGGCGGGCAACTATTACACCGACAGTGATGGCAGAAAGATTTTTGACGGTTTATCTGGCTTATGGACATGTGGCTTGGGTCACAGTGTTCCCGCCATTAACGAAGCCGTGGCGCAACAAGTCAAAACCCTTGATTATTCCCCAGCGTTTCAATTCGGTCATGAGAAATCCTTCTTGTTGGCGGAGCAAATTGCCGAGTTTATGCCTGCGGGATTAAATCGAATCTTCTTTACCGGATCTGGCTCTGAGTCGGTTGATACCGCTTTAAAAGTCGCTCGCGCTTATTGGCGTAAAAAAGGCATGGGCACCAAAACCAAATTCATTGGCCGCGCCAAAGGCTATCATGGCGCGGGCATTTCGGGTTTCAGCGTCGGCGGTATTCCGGCGAACCGCACGCTGTATGGTCAAGGTTTAGAATCTTATCACTTGCCTCATACTCAAGTGCCGGGCAGTGAATTTTCCAAAGGCATGGCGGAGCAAGGTAAAGAGCGCGCAGATGATCTGCTGAACCTCATCATGATGCACGATGCGTCGAACATCGCGGCGGTGATTGTCGAGCCTATGTCGGGTTCTGCAGGGGTAATTGTGCCGCCACAAGGCTATTTACAACGTTTGCGTGAGATTTGTGATCAGCACAATATTTTATTAATTTTCGATGAAGTGATTACCGCTTTTGGGCGTATGGGAGCAAAAACCGGCGCCGAAGCCTTTGGCGTGACACCTGACGTGATTACCCTAGCAAAACAAGTAACCAACGGTGTGATCCCCATGGGCGCGGTGGCGTTCAAGCAGGAAATCTACGACACCTTTATGGATAACGGTGGCGCCGATTATATGTTGGAGATTCCCCATGGCTACACTTATTCCGCCCATCCTATTGCCTGTGCCGCGGGGTTGGCCGCGCTTGATGAGATCAAAAAACAAGGTTTAATCGAACGCGTCAGCAACATGAGTTCAGCGTGGGAAAATAGCGTCCACCAGCTCAAAGACGCCAGCCCTATCATTACGGATATTCGTAATTACGGCTTTGCTGCCGGCATTACTATTGCGCCAATCGATGGCGAACCTGCTAAGCGTCCGTTCCAAATCGCCATGGCCATGTGGGACAAAGGCTATTATGTACGCTACGGGGCCGATACCATTCAATTAGCGCCGCCTTTTACCACAGAGCAAGCCGAAATAGACAGCTTAATCAATGCGTTAGGAGAAACCCTCAAACAACAAAACTAA
- the nth gene encoding endonuclease III, whose translation MNKEKRYEIFSRLRAENPNPVTELEYNSSFELLIAVLFSAQATDVSVNKATRKLFPVANTPEAMLALGVDGLKSYIKTIGLFNAKAENAIKTCQILIEKHNSIVPETREELEALPGVGRKTANVVLNTAFRQVAMAVDTHIFRFGNRTKVAPGKNVLEVEMKLLKFVPKEFLLDAHHWMILHGRYICVARKPKCDACIIEDLCEFKDKTST comes from the coding sequence TTGAACAAAGAGAAACGCTACGAGATTTTTTCTCGCTTACGAGCTGAAAACCCGAATCCCGTTACCGAGTTGGAATACAACTCGTCTTTTGAGCTGTTGATTGCCGTGCTGTTTTCTGCCCAAGCCACGGATGTGAGTGTTAACAAAGCCACACGCAAACTTTTCCCTGTCGCCAATACGCCAGAAGCCATGCTGGCCCTGGGTGTTGACGGTCTAAAAAGCTACATCAAAACCATTGGCTTGTTTAACGCCAAGGCTGAAAACGCCATTAAAACCTGTCAAATTCTGATCGAGAAGCACAACAGCATAGTTCCTGAAACGCGCGAAGAATTAGAAGCCCTGCCCGGCGTGGGTCGTAAAACAGCGAACGTGGTGCTTAATACCGCCTTTCGCCAAGTTGCCATGGCGGTCGATACGCATATCTTTCGCTTTGGTAATCGTACCAAAGTCGCACCGGGCAAAAACGTCTTAGAAGTGGAAATGAAACTGCTTAAATTTGTACCAAAAGAGTTTCTTTTGGACGCTCACCACTGGATGATTCTTCATGGCCGCTATATCTGCGTGGCTCGTAAACCCAAATGCGACGCTTGTATTATTGAAGACTTATGCGAGTTTAAAGACAAGACGTCGACTTGA
- a CDS encoding electron transport complex subunit E: MNTSAETDAIDATLESKPSANYAEIIYNGIWKNNPALVQLLGLCPMLAVTSTVVNALGLGLATMVVLMGSNIAVSIIRNYVADAVRLPAFVMIIASFTTCIELVMQAYTYELYQILGIFIPLIVTNCAILGRADAFASRNPILPSALDGFMMGLGFMFILVTLGAMRELIGQGTLFSDMQLLFGDMAIGWKVVVFENYPNVLFAVLPPGAFIGLGLLIAGKNYLDEREKKRVATQKAIDGPSASKRVRVTGQVS, translated from the coding sequence ATGAATACGAGTGCCGAAACAGACGCCATCGACGCGACGCTAGAAAGCAAACCGAGCGCCAATTATGCCGAAATCATCTACAACGGCATTTGGAAAAACAACCCTGCTCTGGTTCAGTTGCTTGGCTTGTGTCCTATGTTGGCGGTAACCAGTACTGTGGTAAACGCCCTAGGGCTTGGCTTAGCCACCATGGTGGTGCTGATGGGGTCCAACATTGCGGTGTCCATCATCCGTAACTATGTTGCTGACGCGGTTCGCCTACCGGCTTTTGTGATGATCATCGCCTCGTTCACCACCTGTATCGAGCTGGTGATGCAGGCGTATACTTATGAGTTGTATCAAATTCTAGGCATTTTCATCCCGTTAATCGTCACCAACTGTGCCATTCTGGGCCGCGCCGACGCCTTTGCCAGCCGTAATCCTATACTGCCTTCGGCATTAGACGGCTTTATGATGGGCTTGGGCTTCATGTTTATTCTCGTCACGCTGGGCGCCATGCGTGAGTTAATCGGCCAAGGCACACTGTTTTCGGATATGCAGTTGTTGTTTGGTGACATGGCAATTGGTTGGAAAGTCGTTGTTTTTGAAAACTACCCAAATGTCTTGTTCGCGGTGTTACCGCCCGGCGCTTTCATTGGTTTAGGTTTATTGATTGCGGGAAAAAACTACCTAGACGAGCGCGAGAAAAAGCGCGTCGCCACACAAAAAGCCATAGACGGCCCAAGTGCGTCAAAACGGGTTCGTGTGACTGGGCAGGTTAGCTAG
- the rsxG gene encoding electron transport complex subunit RsxG, which produces MELFASIRRNSLGLAIFAVLTAGLIAITQQLTDHTIKNNILNAQISAFNEILPANLYDNDLTKDTAFLPADPLLGSDEGIKIHIARKNGDVTGIIFETIAPRGYNGNLDMLVAIDKNGMVTGSRVISHKETPGLGDKVDLKKDDWILSFANTSLSKPNLKGWGVKKDGGDFDQFTGATITPRAVVRAVKNTLIYFDQHKDTLLAY; this is translated from the coding sequence ATGGAATTGTTCGCCTCTATTCGTCGTAACAGTTTAGGTTTGGCTATTTTTGCGGTGTTGACAGCAGGCCTGATTGCCATCACTCAGCAGCTGACCGACCACACCATTAAAAACAATATTTTAAATGCGCAAATTTCGGCTTTCAACGAAATATTGCCCGCGAATTTGTACGATAACGATTTAACCAAGGACACGGCTTTTTTGCCTGCTGATCCCTTATTAGGCAGTGATGAAGGCATTAAAATTCACATCGCTCGCAAGAATGGCGACGTCACGGGTATTATTTTTGAAACCATCGCGCCACGCGGCTATAACGGTAATTTAGACATGCTGGTCGCCATTGATAAAAACGGCATGGTGACTGGCAGCCGAGTGATCAGTCATAAAGAAACCCCTGGACTGGGTGACAAGGTCGATTTGAAAAAAGACGATTGGATTTTGAGCTTTGCCAATACTTCTCTTTCCAAGCCCAATTTAAAAGGCTGGGGCGTGAAAAAAGACGGTGGCGATTTTGACCAATTTACTGGCGCAACCATCACCCCTCGCGCCGTGGTTCGCGCCGTGAAAAATACGCTTATTTATTTTGATCAACACAAAGATACGCTGTTAGCCTATTAG
- the rsxD gene encoding electron transport complex subunit RsxD translates to MALLRITSPHTQRAGRRTSWVMQMVILATIPGIVVQTWLFGWGTLINLMIACITALLSEAAILAIRRRSVGFFLKDYSALLTAVLLGVALPPIVPWWVTVTAVAFAIIFAKQLYGGLGNNPFNPAMVGYAIVLVSFPVPMSQWLGVQDMVTAGETVSFMQSLQAIFHHLPVIDSYTMATPLDGFKHKDLLDTQAAFSSIAALQGPSLNSWLWVNLAYLVGGLALIWLRIITWHTPMALLGALLVMAGVFHLLDPSDNATPFFHLTTGAAMFGAFFIATDPVSSCTSNRGKLIYGAGIGVLIYIIRAWGGYPDGVAFGVLLMNFAAPLIDYYTQPRTYGHKKAKTGLKVGEDN, encoded by the coding sequence ATGGCACTATTGAGGATTACCTCCCCCCACACGCAACGTGCAGGACGTCGCACCTCTTGGGTGATGCAGATGGTCATTTTAGCGACCATTCCTGGCATTGTGGTACAGACTTGGTTATTTGGCTGGGGCACATTAATCAACCTAATGATTGCCTGCATCACAGCATTATTAAGTGAAGCGGCTATTTTGGCGATTCGTCGTCGTTCTGTTGGCTTTTTCTTGAAAGATTACAGCGCACTGCTAACCGCTGTGCTATTAGGCGTTGCCCTCCCGCCGATTGTGCCTTGGTGGGTCACGGTAACGGCAGTCGCCTTTGCCATTATTTTTGCTAAACAGCTTTATGGCGGTTTGGGCAATAATCCATTCAACCCTGCCATGGTAGGTTATGCCATTGTGCTGGTGTCTTTTCCTGTCCCCATGAGCCAATGGCTGGGTGTGCAAGACATGGTCACAGCGGGCGAGACGGTGTCTTTCATGCAGAGCTTGCAGGCGATTTTCCATCACCTGCCAGTGATCGACAGCTACACCATGGCGACGCCACTAGATGGCTTTAAACACAAAGATTTACTAGACACCCAAGCCGCTTTCAGCAGTATTGCCGCACTGCAAGGCCCAAGCTTAAACAGCTGGCTTTGGGTGAACTTGGCTTATCTTGTTGGCGGTCTTGCTCTGATTTGGTTGCGTATTATTACTTGGCACACACCTATGGCGCTTTTGGGTGCTTTATTGGTGATGGCTGGCGTCTTTCATTTACTCGATCCAAGTGACAACGCAACGCCCTTTTTCCATCTCACCACGGGCGCCGCCATGTTTGGCGCCTTCTTTATTGCTACCGATCCAGTGTCGTCTTGCACCAGTAATCGTGGCAAACTGATTTATGGCGCGGGCATTGGTGTCTTGATTTACATTATTCGCGCTTGGGGTGGTTACCCTGATGGGGTGGCGTTTGGCGTATTGCTGATGAACTTCGCCGCGCCATTGATCGATTACTACACTCAACCAAGAACTTACGGTCATAAAAAAGCCAAAACAGGCTTAAAAGTCGGGGAGGATAACTAA
- the rsxC gene encoding electron transport complex subunit RsxC, with amino-acid sequence MPTVNMPTTNMQTANTFSFHGGIHPPENKAQSLQLPLGRPSLPSELILPLGQHIGQSSRPLVKVGDKVLKGETIAISNGFLSSFLHAPTSGTIAAIEERLIAHPSGLSDLCIILTPDGDDSWTTLEPLSHWQEISKTDVLAYLSEMGIIGMGGAGFPTQVKLQGAHKNPLTHFIINAAECEPYITADDMLIREKTLELVLGIEILQHLVEADNVIIGIEDNKPTAIAALKALLSKRKSQIQIAVVPTKYPSGGEKQLIQLLTGKEVPSGQYPADIGILCQNVGTCVAVHDAITLGKPLISRFTTLTGDALKNPQNVEVLLGTPVAHLLAYADSEPKKLSRLIMGGPMMGYTLNSPDVPIVKTSNCILAASKKELPPPAPEQACIRCGMCEQACPASLLPQQLLWFSKSQEFEKAEHHNLFDCIECGACSYVCPSSIPLVQYYRHSKSSIREAREATVKSDLAKQRFEARKARQDAEAAEKEAKRLARQKATPSKTTDTKKAAPAKAAPTAAAPAINDESKKLKVDIAIGKSKLKKLQKQLLEAQENEHVEEINNLQLQVTNQEKAIASLEEQLTQAASAAPTAQPTSTAKASPAPVNDELKKAKVDVALIGVKLKKLQKQLADTADDQELKDKIASFEADLKTAQDTVSKLGESAQPSANTTTVEPKAAISDELKKLKIDAAIAKAAVKKVEKALKKAEEINAPEIEAIRQQLQEAQQRADELEKALANPQTNVPKAENTATPVNTDAADAAKKRKIDLAIAKAGVKKAEKNLQLLKEQGKGESEITASEWPKKLIEAQEKLAELEAPIHSQTNLQENR; translated from the coding sequence ATGCCAACAGTAAACATGCCAACAACAAACATGCAAACAGCCAACACTTTTTCGTTTCATGGTGGCATTCATCCACCAGAAAACAAAGCCCAATCACTGCAATTGCCTTTGGGACGCCCCAGCCTACCAAGCGAGCTTATTTTGCCGCTTGGCCAACACATTGGTCAAAGCTCTCGTCCTTTAGTCAAGGTCGGCGACAAGGTGCTAAAAGGCGAAACTATCGCCATTAGCAATGGTTTTTTGAGCAGCTTTTTACACGCGCCCACGTCTGGCACCATTGCCGCCATTGAAGAACGCCTGATTGCCCATCCATCTGGCTTAAGCGACCTTTGTATTATCCTCACGCCAGACGGTGATGACAGCTGGACCACATTAGAACCATTGAGCCATTGGCAAGAGATCAGCAAAACCGACGTACTGGCGTATTTGTCTGAAATGGGCATCATCGGCATGGGCGGCGCGGGCTTTCCAACTCAAGTGAAATTACAAGGCGCGCACAAGAACCCGCTCACACATTTCATTATCAACGCGGCAGAATGTGAGCCTTACATCACCGCCGATGACATGTTGATCCGTGAAAAGACCTTAGAACTAGTATTAGGCATCGAAATACTGCAGCACCTTGTGGAAGCCGATAACGTTATTATTGGCATCGAAGACAATAAACCCACTGCCATCGCCGCTTTAAAAGCACTGCTGAGCAAGCGCAAAAGTCAGATTCAAATCGCAGTGGTACCGACAAAGTACCCTTCTGGCGGTGAAAAACAGTTAATCCAATTATTAACGGGCAAAGAAGTGCCAAGCGGACAATACCCAGCAGACATCGGCATATTGTGTCAAAACGTCGGCACCTGTGTCGCGGTTCATGATGCGATTACGCTCGGCAAACCGCTGATTTCTCGCTTCACCACCTTGACGGGGGACGCGTTAAAAAATCCGCAAAACGTCGAAGTTTTACTGGGTACGCCGGTGGCACACTTATTGGCTTACGCTGACTCTGAGCCGAAAAAACTCAGTCGTTTGATTATGGGCGGCCCCATGATGGGCTACACCTTAAACTCGCCTGACGTGCCGATTGTCAAAACCAGCAACTGTATACTGGCAGCCAGCAAAAAAGAGCTTCCGCCACCCGCGCCAGAGCAAGCCTGTATCCGTTGCGGCATGTGCGAACAAGCTTGCCCAGCAAGCTTATTACCTCAGCAATTGCTTTGGTTCAGTAAAAGCCAAGAGTTTGAAAAAGCCGAACATCATAACCTATTCGATTGCATCGAATGTGGTGCTTGCTCTTATGTTTGCCCAAGCAGCATTCCTTTGGTGCAATATTATCGCCACAGCAAGAGCAGCATCCGTGAAGCCCGTGAAGCCACCGTGAAATCGGACTTGGCTAAGCAACGCTTTGAGGCTCGTAAAGCACGCCAAGACGCCGAAGCGGCTGAAAAAGAAGCGAAGCGCCTTGCTCGTCAAAAAGCCACGCCAAGCAAAACCACGGACACGAAAAAAGCCGCGCCAGCAAAAGCCGCCCCGACTGCCGCCGCGCCAGCAATCAATGACGAATCGAAAAAGCTCAAAGTAGATATCGCCATTGGCAAATCCAAACTGAAAAAGCTACAAAAGCAGCTGCTTGAAGCACAAGAAAACGAACACGTAGAAGAAATCAACAACCTACAACTTCAGGTGACCAATCAAGAAAAAGCCATCGCTTCCCTTGAAGAACAGCTTACTCAAGCTGCTAGCGCAGCGCCTACTGCCCAGCCAACAAGCACGGCCAAAGCAAGCCCAGCGCCAGTTAACGACGAGCTGAAAAAAGCCAAAGTGGATGTCGCCTTGATCGGCGTGAAACTGAAAAAACTTCAAAAGCAACTTGCCGATACAGCGGATGATCAGGAATTAAAAGACAAGATCGCCAGCTTTGAAGCCGATCTTAAAACCGCTCAGGACACGGTAAGTAAACTAGGCGAAAGCGCTCAACCAAGTGCAAATACGACAACGGTAGAACCGAAAGCGGCGATCAGTGATGAACTGAAAAAGCTCAAAATCGACGCCGCCATTGCCAAAGCCGCGGTGAAGAAGGTCGAAAAAGCCCTGAAGAAAGCGGAAGAAATCAACGCACCGGAAATCGAGGCGATTCGTCAGCAATTGCAAGAAGCACAGCAACGAGCAGACGAGCTGGAAAAAGCCTTAGCCAATCCGCAAACAAACGTGCCCAAGGCAGAAAACACCGCAACACCGGTGAATACCGATGCGGCTGACGCGGCCAAAAAACGCAAAATCGATCTTGCCATTGCCAAAGCTGGCGTCAAAAAAGCCGAGAAAAACCTCCAGCTTTTAAAGGAGCAAGGCAAAGGTGAGAGCGAAATAACCGCCTCTGAATGGCCTAAAAAACTCATCGAAGCGCAAGAAAAGCTCGCTGAGTTAGAAGCACCTATTCATTCGCAAACCAACCTGCAAGAGAATCGTTAA
- the rsxB gene encoding electron transport complex subunit RsxB translates to MFTVLLAIGILVLLSLIFGAILGYAKVRFHVEGDPIVDQIDALLPQTQCGQCGHPGCRPYAEAIANGEAINHCPPGGQATIQALADLLDVEAVPLDGDHGTESAKRVAVIREDECIGCTKCIQACPVDAILGAAKQMHTVIADECTGCDLCVEPCPVDCIDMVEVGVTAKTWSWDKPQGIAATSLNLIATDRQAEVAH, encoded by the coding sequence ATGTTTACCGTTTTACTCGCCATCGGAATCTTAGTGCTTTTATCGCTTATATTCGGCGCCATTTTAGGTTACGCCAAGGTGCGCTTCCATGTAGAAGGTGACCCGATTGTTGACCAAATCGACGCCCTGCTTCCGCAAACCCAGTGCGGCCAATGTGGTCACCCCGGTTGCCGCCCTTATGCCGAAGCCATTGCCAATGGCGAAGCTATTAACCATTGTCCTCCAGGTGGCCAAGCGACGATTCAAGCCTTAGCCGACTTATTAGATGTGGAAGCCGTCCCATTGGATGGCGATCACGGCACAGAAAGCGCAAAACGTGTCGCGGTGATTCGTGAAGACGAATGCATCGGTTGCACCAAATGCATCCAAGCGTGTCCTGTCGACGCGATTTTAGGGGCAGCAAAGCAAATGCACACAGTGATTGCCGATGAATGCACAGGCTGCGACCTTTGTGTCGAGCCTTGCCCTGTAGATTGTATTGATATGGTAGAAGTAGGCGTGACAGCGAAAACCTGGTCTTGGGACAAACCGCAGGGTATTGCGGCCACCTCATTAAACCTTATTGCCACCGACCGCCAAGCGGAGGTTGCACACTAA
- the rsxA gene encoding electron transport complex subunit RsxA, whose translation MTEYLLILVSTILVNNFVLVQFLGLCPFMGVSGKLETSIGMAMATTFVLTLSSLCSYLTYTYILQPFGLEYLQTISFILVIAVVVQFTEMVVHKTSPLLYRVLGIFLPLITTNCAVLGVALQNISKQNGFVESILYGFGAAVGFSFVLILFSAMRERINVADVPTVFKGSAIGMITAGLMALAFMGFTALVQI comes from the coding sequence ATGACTGAATATCTCCTGATACTGGTCAGTACCATTCTGGTTAATAACTTTGTATTGGTACAATTTTTGGGTCTATGCCCTTTCATGGGCGTGTCTGGGAAACTAGAAACCTCTATTGGTATGGCAATGGCCACGACCTTCGTGTTGACCTTGTCGAGCCTTTGCAGCTATCTCACTTATACCTACATACTCCAGCCATTTGGGCTTGAATACCTGCAAACCATTTCTTTCATTTTGGTGATCGCGGTAGTGGTGCAATTCACTGAAATGGTGGTGCATAAAACCAGCCCTCTGCTTTATCGAGTACTGGGGATTTTCTTACCCTTAATCACCACCAACTGCGCGGTATTGGGTGTGGCGCTGCAAAACATCAGCAAGCAAAACGGCTTTGTCGAATCCATTCTGTACGGTTTTGGTGCTGCTGTTGGCTTCTCATTCGTGTTGATTCTATTCTCTGCCATGCGCGAACGCATTAACGTTGCGGATGTACCAACAGTGTTTAAAGGTTCAGCCATTGGTATGATCACCGCGGGTCTTATGGCTCTGGCTTTCATGGGCTTCACCGCCCTTGTGCAGATTTAG